From the Candidatus Methylomirabilota bacterium genome, one window contains:
- a CDS encoding SDR family oxidoreductase, with protein sequence MSDLFLVTGGAGFIGSHLVARLLADGARVRVLDNFSTGTRANLPFAAKAGRRLEVVRGDLRNRAAVERAARGARAIFHQAAMRSVPRSVKDPLGANENNVTGTLHVFQAARRCRVPRVVFASSSSVYGARPDLPKREEQPPAPISPYAVSKAAGEQYAAVWTRLFGVETVGLRYFNVFGPRQDPKSEYAAVIPRFILRALRGRPLEVHGDGTQSRDFTYIDNVVDANVLAARAPGAGGEVFNVGCGDHVSLLELVAKLEAILGRRLERKHTPPRAGDVPHTLADLTKAKRLLGYTPLVAFDEGLRRTVEYFKTFKG encoded by the coding sequence GTGAGCGACCTCTTCCTCGTCACCGGGGGCGCGGGGTTCATCGGCTCGCACCTCGTCGCGCGCCTCCTCGCGGACGGCGCGCGCGTGCGGGTGCTCGACAACTTCTCGACGGGCACGCGCGCGAACCTGCCCTTCGCGGCGAAGGCCGGCCGGCGACTCGAGGTGGTCCGCGGGGACCTCCGCAACCGCGCGGCCGTCGAGCGGGCGGCGCGCGGCGCGCGGGCGATCTTCCACCAGGCCGCGATGCGCTCGGTGCCGCGCTCGGTGAAGGACCCGCTCGGCGCCAACGAGAACAACGTCACGGGCACGCTGCACGTGTTCCAGGCCGCGCGGCGCTGCCGGGTCCCCCGCGTCGTCTTCGCGTCGTCGTCGTCGGTGTACGGCGCGCGGCCCGACCTGCCGAAGCGCGAGGAGCAGCCGCCGGCGCCGATCTCGCCGTACGCGGTGTCCAAAGCCGCCGGCGAGCAGTACGCGGCGGTGTGGACGCGTCTCTTCGGGGTCGAGACCGTCGGGCTCCGCTACTTCAACGTCTTCGGCCCGCGCCAGGACCCGAAGTCCGAGTACGCGGCGGTGATCCCTCGCTTCATCCTGCGGGCGCTCCGCGGCCGGCCGCTCGAGGTGCACGGCGACGGCACCCAGTCGCGTGACTTCACCTACATCGACAACGTCGTCGACGCGAACGTGCTGGCGGCGCGCGCGCCCGGCGCGGGCGGCGAGGTCTTCAACGTCGGCTGCGGCGACCACGTGAGCCTGCTCGAGCTCGTCGCCAAGCTCGAGGCGATCCTCGGGCGGCGGCTCGAGCGGAAGCACACGCCGCCGCGCGCGGGCGACGTCCCGCACACGCTCGCGGACCTCACGAAGGCCAAGCGGCTGCTCGGCTACACGCCCCTCGTCGCCTTCGACGAGGGGCTCCGGCGGACGGTCGAGTACTTCAAGACGTTCAAGGGATAG
- a CDS encoding HAD family phosphatase → MARAPSRGVIFDMDGVLIDSGAHHREAWRVLLEELGTTPVRPDYWRLTIGRPGNEAVPLLLGRPLPWPEAARLADRKRNHYLRLSRRGLPAVRGVAAFLDALDAAAVPRAVATSASRDDVDRLLGPLGLRESFEVVVAAEDVRFGKPDPEVYLRAAEGLGVTPGACLVFEDSVVGVQAARRAGMRVIGLTTAHTEDELRAAGAASVIDDFEGLQWPA, encoded by the coding sequence GTGGCTCGAGCGCCCTCGCGCGGCGTCATCTTCGACATGGACGGCGTGCTGATCGACTCGGGCGCCCACCACCGCGAAGCGTGGCGCGTGCTGCTCGAGGAGCTCGGGACCACGCCCGTGCGGCCGGACTACTGGCGCCTCACGATCGGCCGCCCGGGCAACGAGGCCGTGCCGCTCCTCCTCGGGCGCCCGCTGCCCTGGCCGGAGGCCGCGCGCCTCGCCGACCGCAAGCGCAATCACTACCTCCGGCTCTCGCGCCGGGGCCTCCCCGCGGTCCGGGGCGTCGCCGCCTTCCTCGACGCGCTCGACGCCGCAGCCGTGCCTCGCGCCGTCGCCACCTCCGCCTCGCGCGACGACGTGGATCGCCTGCTCGGCCCGCTCGGCCTCCGCGAGAGCTTCGAGGTCGTCGTCGCCGCGGAGGACGTGCGGTTCGGCAAGCCCGACCCCGAGGTCTACCTGCGCGCCGCCGAGGGCCTCGGGGTCACGCCCGGCGCGTGCCTCGTCTTCGAGGACTCGGTCGTCGGCGTGCAGGCGGCCCGACGCGCGGGCATGCGCGTGATCGGCCTGACCACCGCGCACACCGAGGACGAGCTGCGCGCGGCCGGCGCCGCGTCGGTCATCGACGACTTCGAGGGCCTGCAGTGGCCGGCGTGA
- a CDS encoding ABC transporter substrate-binding protein, which produces MRSLRILAALGLAGAAVLWPAMPRVDAQSQTIKIGVLYDHTGPFSAAGSLNCWRGAKMIIDYFNERGGVLGKYKIVQVDGDSQSKAEIAINEAERLLNVEKVDILAGVYSSAHAVPLAEKVDRQKRFLWITTAISSKVFDGRNLQYTFRPQPTGTQFGELSVQYIAEYSQEKLKKAPRDLRLAIIYEDGAYGTDVALGNELKAKELGLNVVLKEGYSINAPDLSSLVTKLRAARPDVLYHTGYNPDISLFLRQAKEQGLRVRAYIGHGAGHSQLDKLKEAFGKDVEFFHTLDPIASQLLDPKKLKPGVGELTAEMVKRYKALYDPNAPTAAIAPHISMGFNNLWILLNDVLPRAIQKHGGIGPDALAAAARETDIAEGGTMQGYGVKFYPPGHRFAGQNQRAFPAVFQIIEGKFELVFPKTVATAPPVLPLPASSPFAAR; this is translated from the coding sequence ATGAGATCACTCCGGATCCTGGCGGCGCTGGGGCTCGCCGGCGCCGCGGTCCTCTGGCCGGCGATGCCGCGCGTCGACGCCCAGAGCCAGACGATCAAGATCGGCGTCCTCTACGACCACACGGGCCCGTTCTCGGCCGCCGGGTCTCTCAACTGCTGGCGCGGCGCGAAAATGATCATCGACTACTTCAACGAACGCGGCGGCGTGCTCGGCAAGTACAAGATCGTCCAGGTCGACGGCGACAGCCAGTCGAAGGCCGAGATCGCGATCAACGAGGCCGAGCGCCTGCTGAACGTCGAGAAGGTCGACATCCTCGCGGGCGTCTACTCGAGCGCCCACGCGGTGCCGCTCGCCGAGAAGGTCGACAGGCAGAAGAGGTTCCTGTGGATCACCACCGCGATCTCGTCGAAGGTCTTCGACGGCCGCAACCTCCAGTACACGTTCCGCCCGCAGCCGACCGGCACGCAGTTCGGCGAGCTCTCGGTGCAGTACATCGCCGAGTACTCCCAGGAGAAGCTCAAGAAGGCGCCCAGGGACCTCCGGCTGGCGATCATCTACGAGGACGGCGCGTACGGCACCGACGTCGCGCTCGGCAACGAGCTGAAGGCGAAGGAGCTGGGGTTGAACGTGGTGCTGAAGGAAGGGTACTCGATCAACGCGCCCGACCTCTCGTCGCTCGTGACGAAGCTCCGCGCGGCCCGGCCCGACGTCCTCTATCACACGGGGTACAACCCCGACATCTCGCTCTTCCTGCGCCAGGCTAAGGAGCAGGGGCTGCGTGTCCGGGCCTACATCGGCCACGGCGCGGGCCACAGCCAGCTCGACAAGCTCAAGGAGGCCTTCGGCAAGGACGTGGAGTTCTTCCACACGCTCGACCCGATCGCCTCGCAGCTCCTCGATCCCAAGAAGCTCAAGCCGGGCGTCGGCGAGCTCACCGCCGAGATGGTGAAGCGCTACAAGGCGCTGTACGATCCCAACGCCCCGACGGCCGCCATCGCGCCGCACATCTCGATGGGCTTCAACAACCTGTGGATCCTCCTGAACGACGTGCTGCCGCGCGCGATCCAGAAACACGGCGGCATCGGCCCCGACGCGCTGGCCGCGGCGGCGCGCGAGACCGACATCGCCGAGGGCGGCACCATGCAGGGCTACGGTGTGAAGTTCTACCCGCCCGGACACCGGTTCGCGGGCCAGAACCAACGCGCGTTCCCCGCCGTCTTCCAGATCATCGAGGGAAAGTTCGAGCTGGTCTTCCCCAAGACCGTGGCGACGGCCCCGCCCGTCCTGCCGCTCCCGGCGTCCTCGCCGTTTGCAGCGCGATAA
- a CDS encoding IS110 family transposase: MRFFVGIDWASRAHAVCIIDQTGRVRWQGSVPHTAEGLTQLVGRLRRFRGRGGLRVALERPSGLLVDTLVDAGVEVVPIHPNALKATRPRYSAAGSKSDPGDAFILADLLRTDGHRFPTLRPPSDDTRALRALVRGRDDLVAQRLALANQLRALLERFWPGAAAIFADIDSPIALAFLARYPTPQSAARLGEKRLAQFLGQHAYCGRRPVAELLARLRTAPASQVGEAEAEASGDVVRALVAVLTPLVAQVQHLSAAVEAALAQHPDGPLVQSLPRSGAVNAAQILAELGDDRARFPSDEQFAAEGGLAPVTHASGQHHAVVFRWACNKRLRRALTTFADNSRHASRWAALVYQRARARGCRHQHAIRILARAWARILWRCWQDRTPYDVRRHRAAQALAAA; the protein is encoded by the coding sequence ATGAGATTCTTCGTCGGCATCGACTGGGCGAGTCGGGCCCACGCGGTCTGCATCATCGACCAGACCGGCCGTGTCCGTTGGCAGGGCTCCGTGCCGCACACCGCCGAGGGGCTCACGCAGCTCGTCGGCCGTCTGCGCCGCTTCCGTGGCCGTGGCGGCCTCCGGGTCGCCCTTGAACGGCCCTCGGGCCTGCTCGTCGACACGCTCGTCGACGCCGGGGTCGAGGTGGTGCCCATCCACCCGAACGCCCTCAAGGCCACGCGTCCCCGCTACTCCGCCGCCGGCAGCAAGAGCGACCCCGGCGATGCCTTCATCCTGGCCGATCTGCTGCGCACCGATGGCCATCGCTTCCCGACCCTGCGCCCGCCCTCGGACGACACCCGCGCCCTGCGGGCGCTCGTGCGTGGCCGCGACGACCTCGTCGCCCAGCGCCTCGCGCTCGCCAATCAGCTGCGCGCCCTGCTCGAGCGCTTCTGGCCCGGGGCGGCGGCCATCTTTGCCGACATCGACTCGCCCATCGCGCTCGCCTTCCTCGCCCGCTACCCCACGCCCCAGAGCGCCGCGCGCCTGGGCGAAAAACGCCTGGCCCAGTTCCTCGGGCAACACGCCTACTGCGGTCGCCGCCCCGTGGCCGAGCTGCTCGCGCGCCTGCGCACCGCGCCGGCCAGCCAGGTCGGCGAGGCCGAAGCCGAGGCCAGCGGCGACGTCGTCCGCGCCCTCGTCGCTGTCCTGACCCCGCTCGTCGCTCAGGTCCAGCACCTCTCCGCGGCCGTCGAGGCGGCGCTGGCTCAGCATCCGGACGGCCCCCTCGTCCAAAGCCTGCCCCGCAGCGGCGCCGTCAATGCCGCTCAGATCCTGGCCGAGCTCGGCGACGATCGCGCCCGCTTCCCCAGCGACGAACAGTTCGCCGCCGAGGGCGGCCTGGCGCCCGTCACCCATGCCTCCGGGCAGCACCACGCCGTGGTCTTCCGCTGGGCCTGCAACAAGCGCCTGCGCCGCGCCCTCACCACCTTCGCCGATAACTCCCGGCATGCCTCGCGCTGGGCCGCCCTCGTGTATCAGCGCGCCCGCGCCCGCGGCTGTCGGCATCAGCATGCAATACGCATCCTCGCCCGCGCGTGGGCCCGCATCCTTTGGCGCTGCTGGCAGGATCGCACCCCATACGACGTCCGCCGGCATCGCGCCGCCCAGGCGCTCGCCGCTGCCTGA
- a CDS encoding cupin domain-containing protein, with amino-acid sequence MFHNLREGGIVRQLAPGVTARIFPGVNAMLSIVTLDPHATSPVHSHPNEQWGVCLEGEWIRVQDGVEHHVRAGDFWQTPPHVPHGGRALDTRCVVLDIFAPPREEYRQPGQGLGAARVDPARA; translated from the coding sequence ATGTTCCACAACCTCCGCGAGGGCGGCATCGTCCGGCAGCTCGCGCCCGGCGTCACCGCGCGGATCTTTCCGGGCGTGAACGCGATGCTGTCGATCGTGACGCTGGACCCGCACGCGACGTCGCCCGTGCACTCGCATCCGAACGAGCAATGGGGTGTCTGCCTCGAGGGCGAGTGGATCCGCGTCCAGGACGGCGTCGAGCACCACGTGCGGGCCGGCGACTTCTGGCAGACGCCGCCGCACGTCCCGCACGGCGGCCGCGCCCTGGACACCCGCTGCGTCGTCCTCGACATCTTCGCGCCGCCGCGCGAGGAGTACCGCCAGCCCGGGCAGGGGCTCGGCGCCGCCCGGGTGGACCCGGCGCGCGCGTGA
- a CDS encoding ABC transporter substrate-binding protein, with amino-acid sequence MRHAARLMVLAPLALALVAAPGAAHAQGTLVVQNSTEPPGLDLTATPASATAAVVLYNIQECLVKVDRHGKLVPWLAERWHTTDNRNYTFFLKRGVRFHNGRELRAADVKFVFDRAMNPETKHPYPDYYAAIGDIIVKDDYTITFALKSLNANFLLNLARQGSVIYPREAVETLKSEPIGTGPFRFAEWVRGDRIVLARSPEYHVKGLPKLDKVVFRFIADPNATLAALKAGDVDASLFGLGPEHVQELQKDPRFQVIVGDTTNDVVLAMNNSRKPYADVRVRRALTHAIDKQDVLKGAMFGMGRILGSNVDPLNPYFVDLAGAMPYDPARAKKLLAEAGYPNGFDTVLKVSPQYYYTVRSGEIIADQLQKVGVRVKIEQIEWGQWIARVWREAEYDLTIIGHAEAWDIGNYAKPKYYFRYDSAKFQDLFRTSEVTLDGPARRDLYVQMQKMLVADAPVVWLFMHPRLLVAKKGLQGFWKDLPIPAADLSEVAWAK; translated from the coding sequence ATGCGCCACGCCGCCCGCCTGATGGTCCTGGCACCGCTCGCGCTCGCCCTGGTCGCCGCGCCCGGCGCGGCCCACGCCCAGGGGACGCTGGTCGTCCAGAACAGCACCGAGCCGCCCGGCCTCGACCTGACCGCCACGCCGGCGTCGGCGACGGCGGCCGTGGTCCTCTACAACATCCAGGAGTGCCTCGTGAAGGTGGACCGCCACGGCAAGCTCGTGCCGTGGCTCGCCGAGCGCTGGCACACGACGGACAACCGGAACTACACCTTCTTCCTGAAGCGCGGCGTCCGGTTCCACAACGGCCGCGAGCTCCGGGCGGCGGACGTGAAGTTCGTCTTCGACCGCGCGATGAACCCGGAGACGAAGCACCCGTACCCGGACTACTACGCGGCCATCGGGGACATCATCGTCAAGGACGACTACACGATCACGTTCGCGCTCAAGAGCCTGAACGCGAACTTCCTCCTCAACCTGGCGCGCCAGGGTTCGGTCATCTATCCGCGGGAGGCCGTGGAGACGCTGAAGAGCGAGCCGATCGGCACCGGGCCGTTCCGCTTCGCCGAGTGGGTGCGCGGCGACCGCATCGTGCTCGCCCGGAGCCCGGAGTACCACGTGAAGGGACTCCCGAAGCTCGACAAGGTGGTGTTCCGGTTCATCGCCGACCCGAACGCGACCCTCGCCGCGCTCAAGGCCGGCGACGTGGACGCGTCGCTCTTCGGCCTCGGGCCCGAGCACGTGCAGGAGCTGCAGAAGGACCCGCGCTTCCAGGTGATCGTCGGCGACACGACCAACGACGTGGTCCTGGCGATGAACAACTCGCGCAAGCCGTACGCCGACGTGCGCGTCCGGCGGGCGCTGACCCACGCGATCGACAAGCAGGACGTGCTGAAGGGCGCGATGTTCGGGATGGGACGCATCCTCGGCAGCAACGTGGATCCGCTCAACCCCTACTTCGTGGACCTCGCCGGCGCGATGCCCTACGACCCGGCGAGGGCGAAGAAGCTCCTCGCCGAGGCGGGCTACCCGAACGGCTTCGACACGGTGCTGAAGGTCTCGCCGCAGTACTACTACACCGTGCGGAGCGGGGAGATCATCGCCGACCAGCTGCAGAAGGTCGGCGTGCGGGTGAAGATCGAGCAGATCGAATGGGGCCAGTGGATCGCGCGCGTCTGGCGCGAGGCCGAGTACGACCTGACGATCATCGGCCACGCCGAGGCCTGGGACATCGGCAACTACGCGAAGCCGAAGTACTACTTCCGCTACGACAGCGCGAAGTTCCAGGACCTCTTCAGGACGTCGGAGGTCACGCTCGACGGGCCGGCGCGCCGCGACCTCTACGTCCAGATGCAGAAGATGCTCGTCGCGGACGCGCCGGTGGTCTGGCTCTTCATGCACCCGCGGCTGCTCGTCGCGAAGAAGGGACTCCAGGGCTTCTGGAAGGACCTGCCGATCCCGGCGGCCGACCTCTCCGAAGTCGCGTGGGCGAAGTAG
- a CDS encoding DUF1054 family protein, with the protein MPSGAFVAGDFKVFDVTGFRARMDEIRGRVRPKLETLGHGLAPAVSRSAGAEVFAHVAKHARRTVNPPDDTWVAFGPDARGYKKHCHFKIAISRRRVRFLFEVGPEHADKRRWAAAWKRSAPRLAPVLRRVKNLAWFKNEHDEEPAAPLADLAPDALADLGDELMRTRDGQLVIGRAVPAEEAARWTEAQYRAAALETFRALVPLYRLR; encoded by the coding sequence ATGCCGTCAGGTGCATTCGTCGCAGGGGACTTCAAGGTGTTCGACGTGACGGGGTTCCGGGCCCGCATGGACGAGATCCGGGGCCGCGTCCGCCCGAAGCTCGAGACGCTCGGCCACGGCCTGGCGCCCGCGGTCAGCCGGTCCGCGGGCGCGGAGGTCTTCGCGCACGTCGCGAAGCACGCCCGGCGGACCGTCAACCCGCCCGACGACACGTGGGTGGCCTTCGGTCCGGACGCGCGCGGCTACAAGAAGCACTGCCACTTCAAGATCGCCATCTCCCGCCGCCGCGTGCGCTTCCTCTTCGAGGTGGGCCCCGAGCACGCCGACAAGCGGCGCTGGGCGGCGGCGTGGAAGCGGAGCGCCCCGCGGCTGGCCCCGGTCCTCCGCCGCGTGAAGAACCTCGCGTGGTTCAAGAACGAGCACGACGAGGAGCCCGCGGCGCCGCTCGCGGACCTGGCGCCCGACGCGCTCGCCGACCTCGGCGACGAGCTCATGCGGACGCGCGACGGCCAGCTCGTCATCGGCCGCGCCGTTCCCGCGGAGGAGGCCGCGCGCTGGACCGAGGCGCAGTACCGCGCCGCCGCGCTCGAGACCTTCCGCGCCCTCGTCCCGCTGTACCGGCTCAGGTGA
- a CDS encoding ABC transporter ATP-binding protein yields the protein MLTISALTKRFGGFIALNTVSFDVAEGEILGLIGPNGSGKTTCFNCISGALAPTAGSITLRGGELTGLTPDAICHRGIARTFQIPRPFRKLSILENVAVAAHFGSARRTDEASARRRAREILELVGLPADPAASPNLLGAGGLKKLELARALATGPKLLLADESLGGLDPTEMSGATEMLKRIRGELGITIVWVEHIMATLMRVVDRVVVLDHGEKIAEGRPSDVAEDPRVIEAYLGEKIVLA from the coding sequence GTGCTGACGATCTCCGCGCTGACGAAGCGCTTCGGCGGGTTCATCGCGCTCAACACCGTCTCCTTCGACGTCGCCGAGGGCGAGATCCTCGGCCTCATCGGGCCGAATGGCTCCGGGAAAACCACCTGCTTCAACTGCATCTCCGGCGCCCTCGCGCCGACGGCGGGCTCGATCACGCTCCGCGGCGGGGAGCTTACCGGCCTCACGCCCGACGCGATCTGCCACCGCGGGATCGCGCGGACCTTTCAGATTCCGCGGCCCTTCCGCAAGCTCTCGATCCTCGAGAACGTCGCCGTCGCGGCCCACTTCGGCTCGGCACGGCGGACCGACGAGGCCTCCGCCCGGCGCCGCGCGCGTGAGATCCTGGAGCTGGTGGGCCTGCCCGCCGACCCCGCCGCCTCCCCCAACCTCCTCGGCGCGGGCGGCCTGAAGAAGCTCGAGCTCGCCCGGGCGCTCGCCACCGGCCCGAAGCTCCTGCTCGCGGACGAGAGCCTCGGCGGGCTCGACCCCACGGAGATGAGTGGCGCCACCGAAATGCTCAAGCGGATCCGCGGCGAGCTCGGGATCACGATCGTCTGGGTCGAGCACATCATGGCGACGCTCATGCGGGTGGTCGACCGCGTCGTGGTCCTCGACCACGGCGAGAAGATCGCCGAGGGCCGGCCCTCCGACGTCGCCGAGGACCCGCGGGTGATCGAGGCGTACCTCGGCGAGAAGATCGTCCTCGCATGA
- a CDS encoding methyltransferase domain-containing protein, whose protein sequence is MAGVSTAEFWTDLYARRGDGWELGRPAPTLVDFMESTPLPPGRVAVPGCGRGHDVRYLVRRGHAAVGFDFSPTAIREARARAKAERVTAAFEQRDIFTLGRDHANSFDGVWEYTCFCAIDPARRREYVRAMSAILRPGGWLLACFYPIRRGKGGPPFPIARSEVRRMFAGPFRIERAGAPLRSIPRRQGQEWMVLFRKTC, encoded by the coding sequence GTGGCCGGCGTGAGCACCGCCGAGTTCTGGACCGATCTCTACGCGCGCCGCGGCGACGGCTGGGAGCTCGGCCGGCCCGCGCCGACGCTCGTGGACTTCATGGAATCCACGCCGCTCCCGCCGGGCCGTGTGGCGGTCCCCGGGTGCGGGCGCGGGCACGACGTGCGCTATCTGGTGCGGCGCGGCCACGCGGCCGTGGGCTTCGACTTCTCGCCCACCGCGATCCGAGAGGCGCGGGCCCGGGCGAAGGCGGAGCGCGTCACGGCGGCGTTCGAGCAGCGCGACATCTTCACTCTCGGCCGCGACCACGCCAACAGCTTCGACGGCGTGTGGGAATACACGTGCTTCTGTGCGATCGATCCCGCGCGCCGCCGCGAGTACGTCCGCGCGATGTCCGCGATCCTCCGGCCCGGCGGCTGGCTCCTCGCGTGCTTCTATCCGATCCGGCGGGGCAAGGGCGGCCCGCCCTTTCCCATCGCGCGCAGCGAGGTGCGCCGCATGTTCGCGGGACCGTTCCGGATCGAGCGCGCCGGAGCGCCGTTGCGCTCGATCCCGCGGCGCCAGGGCCAGGAATGGATGGTCCTCTTCCGCAAGACGTGTTAA
- a CDS encoding glycosyltransferase has product MIRVLELLTTSTLGGGPRQVYDLVRRLPRDEFEVAVAAPRDGAFFERFGRLGVGVVEVRANRLSVGALVATVRLVSRLGIQVIHSHGKGAGVHGRLAARITGVPAVHTFHGIHYERYAPGVARAYLQLERRLSRWTRTVINVSAAQAAEGLALALFAPAQSATIVNGVDLDEQDRVIARSPIPREGLGLAPDLFVLGTVARFDPVKRLDTLLGALRALERPRAALLLVGGGPEGGRLRRLAAGARLDGRVIFAGWLDDSARAYPAIDLYASTSQKEGLPLAVLEAMGAGLAVVATDVPGHRDVVRHGETGLLVPPGDARAFAAAVAALMDDPARRGRMGQAGRERVRREFGIGPMVEKTAAVYRAAALQSAS; this is encoded by the coding sequence GTGATCCGGGTCCTCGAGCTCCTCACGACGAGCACGCTCGGCGGCGGCCCGCGGCAGGTCTACGACCTCGTGCGCCGCCTGCCGCGTGACGAGTTCGAGGTCGCCGTCGCGGCGCCGCGCGACGGCGCGTTCTTCGAGCGCTTCGGCCGGCTCGGCGTCGGCGTCGTGGAGGTCCGGGCGAACCGACTCAGCGTCGGCGCTCTCGTTGCCACGGTCAGGCTCGTGAGCCGGCTCGGGATCCAGGTGATCCACTCGCACGGCAAGGGCGCCGGCGTCCACGGGCGCCTCGCCGCGCGGATCACGGGCGTGCCCGCCGTCCACACCTTCCACGGCATCCACTACGAGCGCTACGCGCCGGGCGTGGCGCGGGCCTACCTCCAGCTCGAGCGTCGGCTCTCGCGCTGGACCCGCACCGTCATCAACGTCTCCGCGGCGCAGGCGGCCGAGGGGCTCGCCCTCGCGCTCTTCGCGCCGGCGCAGAGCGCCACGATCGTCAACGGCGTGGACCTCGACGAGCAGGACCGCGTGATCGCGCGCTCGCCGATTCCGCGCGAGGGGCTGGGGCTGGCGCCCGACCTGTTCGTGCTGGGCACCGTCGCGCGCTTCGACCCGGTCAAGCGGCTCGACACGCTCCTGGGCGCGCTCCGCGCCCTCGAGCGCCCGCGGGCGGCGCTGCTCCTCGTGGGCGGCGGGCCCGAGGGCGGCCGGCTCCGGCGGCTCGCGGCCGGCGCGCGCCTCGATGGCCGCGTGATCTTCGCGGGCTGGCTCGACGATTCCGCGCGCGCCTACCCGGCGATCGACCTCTACGCCTCGACCTCGCAGAAGGAGGGGCTGCCGCTCGCGGTCCTCGAAGCGATGGGCGCCGGCCTCGCGGTCGTCGCGACCGACGTCCCGGGCCACCGCGACGTCGTCCGTCACGGGGAGACCGGCCTCCTCGTCCCGCCCGGCGACGCACGCGCCTTCGCCGCCGCGGTCGCGGCGCTCATGGACGACCCGGCGCGGCGCGGGCGCATGGGGCAGGCGGGGCGCGAGCGCGTGCGGCGCGAGTTCGGCATCGGCCCGATGGTCGAGAAGACGGCCGCGGTCTACCGCGCGGCCGCGCTACAATCGGCGTCGTGA